In Glycine max cultivar Williams 82 chromosome 7, Glycine_max_v4.0, whole genome shotgun sequence, a single window of DNA contains:
- the LOC100792038 gene encoding E3 ubiquitin-protein ligase MIEL1-like, with protein MEGSVNERLDFGKMGYGCNHYRRRCRIRAPCCNEIYSCRHCHNDAASLLKNPFDRHELVRQDVKQVVCSVCDTEQPVAQVCTNCGVKMGEYFCNICKFFDDDVEKEQFHCDDCGICRVGGRDNFFHCKKCGSCYAIGLRDNHLCVENSMRHHCPICYEYLFDSLKDTIVMKCGHTMHHECYVEMIKNDKYCCPICSKSVIDMSKTWKRIDEEIEATVMPEDYRNRKVWILCNDCNDTTEVYFHILGQKCGHCRSYNTRAVAPPVLPQ; from the exons ATGGAAGGCTCTGTCAACGAACGTCTTGATTTTGGGAAGATGGGATATgg GTGCAATCATTACCGGAGAAGATGCAGGATTCGTGCTCCCTGCTGCAACGAGATCTACTCATGCCGTCACTGTCATAACGACGCTGcg AGCTTGTTGAAGAATCCCTTTGATCGCCACGAGCTCGTTCGCCAAGATGTTAAACAA GTTGTTTGTTCAGTTTGTGACACTGAGCAACCT GTTGCTCAAGTTTGCACAAACTGTGGCGTCAAAATGGGAGAATACTTCTGCAACATCTGCAAATTCTTCGATGATGAT GTTGAGAAAGAACAATTTCACTGTGATGATTGTGGGATCTGCAG GGTTGGTGGTCGAGATAATTTTTTCCACTGCAAGAAGTGTG GATCTTGTTATGCAATTGGTCTGCGTGATAATCATTTGTGTGTGGAGAACTCCATGCGGCATCACTGTCCCATTTGTTACGAG TACCTTTTTGATTCATTGAAAGACACCATTGTTATGAAATGTGGTCACACAATGCACCATGAATGTTACGTAGAGATGATAAAAAATGACAA ATATTGTTGTCCCATATGCTCCAAGTCAGTGATTGACATGTCTAAGACGTGGAAGAGAATTGATGAAGAG ATTGAAGCAACTGTCATGCCTGAAGATTATCGAAACAGGAAG GTTTGGATACTATGTAATGACTGCAATGACACAACAGAAGTTTACTTCCACATTCTTGGCCAAAAATGTGGTCACTGCAGATCATATAATACTCGTGCAGTTGCGCCTCCAGTTCTTCCCCAATGA